The following coding sequences are from one Streptomyces sp. NBC_01294 window:
- a CDS encoding DEDDh family exonuclease has protein sequence MTMLDDRTTAETMWPTAYPQGYAVVDVETTGLARDDRIVSAAVYRLDAQGNVEDHWYTLVNPERDPGPVWIHGLTTAMLSGAPLFKDIAGEFAGRLADRVLVAHNAIFDWQMIAREYARAAETAPVRQRLCTIALSKELNLPLPNHKLESLAAHFGVVQQRAHHALDDARVLAEAFRPSLHAAARDGVRLPLLECRPLTEWSDSAATPRVGYQSSYRGGGWRPSRKRPACPHPNPGRYEDGKPLQQGMRIAFSGDTSVERELLEDRAVEAGLHIATSVSRLTSLLVTNDPDSATSKTVKAKSFGTPVVDEAAFTQLLRDVAPAES, from the coding sequence GTGACCATGCTCGACGACCGTACGACCGCAGAGACGATGTGGCCGACCGCGTACCCACAGGGGTACGCGGTCGTCGACGTGGAGACCACCGGGCTCGCTCGCGACGACCGGATAGTCTCCGCCGCCGTCTACCGGCTCGACGCTCAGGGCAATGTGGAGGACCACTGGTACACCCTGGTCAACCCGGAGCGGGACCCGGGACCGGTGTGGATCCACGGGCTGACGACCGCCATGCTCTCCGGCGCCCCGCTCTTCAAGGACATCGCCGGGGAGTTCGCCGGCCGGCTCGCGGACCGGGTGCTGGTCGCGCACAACGCCATCTTCGACTGGCAGATGATCGCCCGGGAGTACGCGCGGGCCGCCGAGACCGCGCCGGTCCGTCAGCGGCTGTGCACCATCGCCCTGTCGAAGGAGCTGAACCTTCCGCTGCCCAACCACAAGCTGGAGTCGCTCGCCGCGCACTTCGGCGTGGTCCAGCAGCGCGCCCACCACGCGCTCGACGACGCCCGGGTGCTGGCGGAGGCGTTCCGCCCCTCGCTGCACGCGGCCGCACGGGACGGCGTACGGCTGCCCCTGCTGGAATGCCGGCCGCTGACCGAGTGGTCGGACTCCGCCGCCACCCCGCGGGTCGGCTACCAGTCCTCCTACCGGGGCGGCGGCTGGCGGCCCTCGCGCAAGCGGCCGGCCTGCCCGCACCCGAACCCGGGGCGCTACGAGGACGGCAAGCCGCTGCAGCAGGGCATGCGGATCGCCTTCTCCGGTGACACCTCGGTCGAGCGGGAGCTGTTGGAGGACCGGGCGGTCGAGGCGGGCCTGCACATCGCGACGAGTGTGTCGCGGCTCACCAGCCTCCTCGTGACGAACGACCCCGACTCGGCGACCTCCAAGACGGTCAAGGCGAAGTCCTTCGGCACGCCCGTCGTCGACGAGGCGGCCTTCACGCAGCTGCTGAGGGACGTGGCCCCGGCGGAGTCCTGA
- a CDS encoding SURF1 family cytochrome oxidase biogenesis protein, whose amino-acid sequence MYRFVLTRQWVCLTLMALVLIPVMIKLGFWQYHRHEHRVAQNQLIEANLRAEPVAMTEVTSPGHRVPRADFWRAVTATGTYDTAHEVVVRLRTNNDDKVGFHVVTPLVLADGRVVLVNRGWVPGGDDPRAYPPVPAAPAGEVTVTGRLKADETSGGSGIKNRKGLPDRQVMLINSVQQAEYLGRPVLGGYLELDDPAAAAGGPETVADPDHDSIGAHMAYAVQWWLFASAVPVGWLVLVRREKRDREEAAAQAEAAEQEHATA is encoded by the coding sequence GTGTACCGCTTTGTGCTGACCCGGCAGTGGGTGTGCCTCACCCTCATGGCCCTCGTCCTCATCCCCGTGATGATCAAGCTCGGGTTCTGGCAGTACCACCGCCATGAGCACCGGGTCGCGCAGAACCAGCTGATCGAGGCGAACCTGCGGGCCGAGCCGGTCGCCATGACCGAGGTCACCTCCCCCGGCCACCGGGTGCCCCGCGCGGACTTCTGGCGTGCGGTCACCGCGACCGGCACGTACGACACCGCGCACGAGGTTGTCGTACGGCTGCGGACCAACAACGACGACAAGGTCGGCTTCCACGTCGTGACCCCGCTCGTCCTCGCCGACGGCCGGGTGGTGCTGGTCAACCGCGGCTGGGTGCCGGGCGGCGACGACCCCCGCGCCTACCCGCCGGTGCCGGCCGCACCCGCGGGCGAGGTCACTGTCACCGGCCGGCTGAAGGCCGACGAGACGAGCGGCGGCAGCGGCATCAAGAACCGCAAGGGCCTGCCGGACCGCCAGGTGATGCTGATCAACAGCGTGCAGCAGGCGGAGTACCTGGGCCGGCCGGTCCTCGGCGGATACCTGGAGCTCGACGACCCGGCCGCGGCCGCCGGCGGCCCCGAGACCGTCGCCGATCCCGACCACGACTCGATCGGCGCGCACATGGCGTACGCCGTCCAGTGGTGGCTGTTCGCCTCCGCGGTGCCGGTGGGCTGGCTGGTCCTCGTACGTCGGGAGAAGCGCGACCGCGAGGAGGCGGCGGCGCAGGCGGAAGCCGCCGAACAGGAGCACGCGACGGCGTAG
- a CDS encoding SDR family oxidoreductase yields MDLGLKDRVYIVTGATRGLGFASARELTADGAKVLLTGRDEKRAADAAASLGPNATGVAADNADPAAAGRLVAGARERFGRLDGILISVGGPAPGSAADNTDEQWSAAFESVFLGAVRLARAAAAELGEGGVIGFVLSGSVHEPIPGLTISNGLRPGLAGFAKSLSVELGPRGIRVVGLLPARIDTDRVRELDALSGDAEAARAGNESRIPLRRYGAPEEFGRTAAFLLSPAASYLTGVMLPVDGGYRHGF; encoded by the coding sequence ATGGATCTTGGACTGAAAGACCGTGTCTACATCGTCACCGGGGCCACGCGCGGCCTCGGCTTCGCCTCCGCCCGGGAACTGACCGCCGACGGCGCGAAGGTCCTCCTGACGGGCCGGGACGAGAAGCGGGCGGCCGACGCCGCCGCCTCGCTCGGACCGAACGCCACGGGTGTGGCGGCCGACAACGCCGACCCGGCGGCGGCCGGCCGGCTCGTCGCCGGCGCGCGCGAGCGCTTCGGCCGCCTCGACGGCATCCTCATCAGCGTCGGCGGACCGGCTCCGGGCTCCGCGGCCGACAACACCGACGAGCAGTGGTCGGCGGCCTTCGAGTCGGTCTTCCTGGGCGCGGTCCGCCTCGCGCGGGCGGCGGCCGCCGAGCTGGGCGAGGGCGGGGTCATCGGCTTCGTCCTGTCGGGCTCGGTCCACGAGCCGATCCCCGGCCTGACCATCTCCAACGGCCTGCGCCCGGGACTGGCGGGCTTCGCGAAGTCCCTGTCGGTGGAGCTCGGCCCGCGCGGGATCCGGGTCGTCGGCCTGCTTCCGGCGCGCATCGACACCGACCGCGTGCGCGAGCTCGACGCGCTGTCCGGTGACGCGGAGGCGGCGCGCGCGGGCAACGAGTCCCGCATCCCGCTGCGGCGGTACGGCGCCCCGGAGGAGTTCGGCCGCACGGCGGCGTTCCTGCTCTCCCCGGCGGCCTCCTACCTGACGGGCGTCATGCTCCCGGTCGACGGCGGCTACCGGCACGGTTTCTGA
- a CDS encoding DUF6286 domain-containing protein — translation MTAPAPTKAGPTRADRTSAARFRSARRIPAALTALVLLGVAVLFLYDLAAVLTDRPGMRWRRELVHQLETRTPADLAVQLTGGALALAGAVLLLLALAPGLRGILTMRSPDPGAGVRAGIGRKDAAQILRDRAMEVSGVRSVRVRVGRSRIRVRATSHFRELDDVRADLDAVLAVGIEELGLVHPPQPRVRVRR, via the coding sequence GTGACGGCCCCCGCCCCCACCAAGGCCGGCCCCACCAGGGCCGACCGCACCAGCGCCGCCCGGTTCCGCTCCGCCCGGCGCATCCCCGCCGCGCTCACCGCCCTGGTCCTGCTGGGCGTGGCGGTGCTGTTCCTGTACGACCTGGCCGCCGTGCTGACCGACCGGCCCGGCATGCGCTGGCGCCGCGAACTCGTCCACCAGCTGGAGACGCGGACCCCCGCGGACCTGGCGGTGCAGCTGACCGGCGGGGCCCTGGCCCTGGCCGGGGCGGTGCTCCTGCTGCTGGCGCTCGCCCCGGGGCTGCGCGGGATCCTGACGATGCGGAGCCCGGACCCGGGCGCGGGCGTACGGGCCGGGATCGGGCGCAAGGACGCCGCGCAGATCCTGCGGGACCGGGCCATGGAGGTGTCCGGGGTGCGCTCGGTCCGGGTCAGGGTGGGCCGTTCCCGCATCAGGGTGAGGGCCACCTCGCACTTCCGCGAACTGGACGACGTACGGGCCGACCTGGACGCGGTCCTCGCCGTCGGCATCGAGGAACTGGGCCTCGTGCACCCGCCGCAGCCGCGGGTGCGGGTCAGGAGGTGA
- the amaP gene encoding alkaline shock response membrane anchor protein AmaP — protein MLGAVNRTLLALVGAVLLAAGVVLLTASWPLNGRHAPLLAEEARRRYWHAEDWWWWAVLSGLGLCVVLALWWLLSQVRRPRLAAVVVDTGDGAYALLRGRALEEAVAAETGAVEGVAGCRATLRRRRGAPALRVALELEPHAVPADALAAVAGQVLTHARTSAGLPELPTEARLKVTSHRAQRVT, from the coding sequence ATGCTCGGGGCGGTGAACCGGACGCTGCTGGCGCTGGTGGGAGCGGTCCTGCTGGCGGCCGGGGTCGTGCTGCTGACGGCCTCGTGGCCGCTGAACGGCCGGCACGCACCGCTGTTGGCCGAGGAGGCCCGGCGCCGGTACTGGCACGCCGAGGACTGGTGGTGGTGGGCGGTGCTCTCCGGGCTCGGGCTGTGCGTCGTGCTGGCGCTGTGGTGGCTGCTGTCCCAGGTGAGGCGTCCGCGGCTGGCGGCGGTGGTCGTGGACACCGGCGACGGGGCGTACGCCCTGCTGCGGGGGCGCGCGCTGGAGGAGGCGGTGGCCGCGGAGACCGGCGCCGTGGAGGGGGTCGCGGGCTGCAGGGCCACCCTGCGCCGGCGACGCGGGGCGCCCGCCCTGCGGGTCGCCCTGGAACTGGAACCCCACGCGGTCCCCGCCGACGCCCTGGCCGCCGTGGCGGGCCAGGTCCTCACCCACGCCCGGACCTCGGCGGGCCTCCCGGAACTGCCGACGGAGGCCCGCCTCAAGGTGACGTCCCACCGCGCCCAGCGCGTGACGTAG